A window from Hoeflea sp. IMCC20628 encodes these proteins:
- a CDS encoding sugar ABC transporter substrate-binding protein, which produces MKHFKTLLAAAGLAGAALSAGQASAFELGVVAFQMSAETQARCANTVGAEAEKLGWTTQVLNSNGALDTHASQLDNLIQKGVDGLILCMSKPVQFDAQFEAAKGANIPVITISSGASPHTLFDVTPNEYIMAAEAAIYLLGTINYEGNILAQRFESNTGARIRGSILDAVLVENPSVKIAGEHSMARTKSWQEDVRNGMSALILQNAGNFDAVWASFDGQALIIDDLLKENGLNKGDVSLVSIDGGQEVYRRIKDPDSMMTATVAIPFEDMAGKAVTMMNQIAVEGKAKEDLVPGPYLFIPATLVDATNVDQFLK; this is translated from the coding sequence ATGAAACATTTCAAGACATTATTGGCAGCGGCAGGTCTTGCCGGCGCCGCGTTGAGCGCCGGACAGGCATCTGCCTTCGAACTCGGTGTGGTGGCCTTCCAGATGTCTGCCGAAACCCAGGCACGGTGCGCCAACACCGTCGGGGCGGAAGCGGAAAAGCTGGGATGGACGACACAGGTCCTCAACTCCAACGGCGCGCTCGACACCCACGCATCGCAGCTCGACAACCTCATCCAGAAGGGCGTCGACGGGCTGATCCTGTGCATGTCGAAGCCGGTTCAGTTCGATGCTCAGTTCGAAGCAGCGAAAGGCGCCAACATCCCGGTCATCACCATTTCGAGTGGTGCAAGCCCGCACACGCTGTTCGACGTGACCCCGAACGAATACATCATGGCTGCCGAGGCGGCGATCTATCTGCTGGGCACGATCAACTACGAGGGCAACATTCTCGCCCAGCGGTTTGAATCCAACACCGGTGCGCGTATCCGCGGGTCGATCCTTGACGCCGTGCTGGTTGAAAACCCGTCGGTCAAGATCGCAGGCGAGCACTCGATGGCGCGAACCAAAAGCTGGCAGGAAGACGTCCGCAACGGGATGAGCGCATTGATCCTGCAGAATGCCGGAAACTTCGACGCCGTCTGGGCATCGTTTGACGGCCAGGCTTTGATCATCGACGATCTGCTCAAGGAAAACGGTCTCAACAAGGGCGACGTTTCGCTCGTATCGATTGATGGCGGGCAGGAAGTCTACCGCCGCATCAAGGATCCGGACTCGATGATGACCGCCACTGTCGCGATTCCATTTGAGGATATGGCCGGCAAGGCCGTTACCATGATGAACCAGATTGCCGTCGAGGGCAAAGCCAAGGAAGACCTGGTTCCCGGGCCATATCTGTTCATTCCGGCGACACTTGTCGATGCAACAAATGTCGATCAGTTCCTGAAATAA
- a CDS encoding ATP-binding cassette domain-containing protein: protein MPVKISTRNIYKNYGAVEALRGVSVDVHEGEIHAICGDNGAGKSTLIKILAGVEQPDSGEIVIDGAARRFESPNASLRAGLATIHQDLAVAPEMAIYQNIFMGAELTRNVLGLRLLDKRRMRNEAVGYMSQLNGSITNMNSKVNELSGGQRQAVAICRALRWNANIVILDEPTAALGVRETEQVLGLVRSLKENGKTVILISHAMKDVAAVADRVTILRTGENQISLEGGDLTADNLSHYILSGEVNQVH, encoded by the coding sequence ATGCCGGTCAAGATATCGACACGCAACATCTACAAGAACTACGGCGCGGTCGAAGCCCTGCGCGGTGTCAGCGTAGATGTGCATGAAGGCGAGATCCACGCGATCTGCGGCGACAACGGTGCAGGAAAATCCACCCTGATCAAGATACTGGCGGGCGTCGAACAGCCCGACAGCGGCGAAATTGTCATTGACGGTGCTGCGCGCAGGTTCGAATCGCCCAATGCTTCACTGAGGGCGGGTCTGGCGACGATCCATCAGGATCTCGCGGTCGCCCCGGAGATGGCCATCTATCAGAACATCTTCATGGGCGCCGAATTGACGCGCAATGTCTTGGGACTGCGGCTTCTGGACAAGCGCCGGATGCGCAATGAGGCGGTCGGTTACATGTCGCAGCTGAACGGCTCGATCACCAACATGAACTCCAAGGTCAACGAATTGTCCGGCGGACAACGGCAGGCTGTCGCCATCTGTCGGGCGCTGCGGTGGAATGCCAATATCGTCATTCTGGACGAACCTACAGCGGCGCTCGGTGTGCGCGAAACCGAACAGGTGCTGGGGCTGGTCCGGTCACTCAAGGAGAACGGCAAGACCGTGATCCTGATCAGTCATGCGATGAAGGACGTCGCTGCCGTGGCAGACAGGGTGACCATCCTGCGCACCGGGGAAAACCAGATCAGTCTCGAGGGTGGCGACCTGACTGCCGACAATCTCTCTCACTATATTCTGAGCGGTGAGGTCAACCAAGTTCATTGA
- a CDS encoding FGGY-family carbohydrate kinase, with product MSHVLAFDLGGSSLRLAIVSADGTFLGSVRKPLKIGGYGKSRFEVDPMTWWTAFVSGCAELAGMGHDFSDIQAVTGCGFTRTQVFLDQAGNSIRPAITFQDSRSAETLAEIRADASAPVRNATEQLSPYDPLARLLWLKAQEPDSWARLSKIIEPKDFVNLMLTGIAASDTISQTPMTRALGESGNNVLDVLNINPEILPGSHSPFATLGAVRQGLPYPLSALVDVPVHCGSIDTWSCVLGSGALVAGVAYSISGTSDVFGVMADTRHTAEGLLSVEWGPALWQLGGPSQGAATRLQWAMERFLPGADLETSLDEALASDEPAPLFLPYLDGERTPWWDPDLRGAFLGLSTAHGSADMVRGVAEGMNYLSREILSRAEQATGTGVSHICFSGGLAGNPALCQLKADVLDRPVHVPKNRETGLMGAALIPHRLLTETGAVDVDSDVYEPNPGRRSYHDTRFSIFQSSSATIKQISHQLSKSAKI from the coding sequence ATGTCGCACGTCCTTGCCTTCGACCTTGGCGGCAGCAGCCTGAGGCTGGCGATCGTGTCGGCGGACGGCACGTTCCTCGGCTCCGTGCGCAAACCCCTGAAGATCGGTGGCTACGGCAAAAGCCGTTTCGAGGTCGATCCGATGACATGGTGGACCGCATTTGTCTCCGGATGCGCGGAGTTGGCCGGGATGGGGCACGACTTCTCCGATATCCAGGCCGTCACAGGCTGCGGATTCACCCGGACGCAGGTGTTTCTGGATCAGGCAGGCAACTCCATACGCCCGGCCATCACTTTCCAGGATTCAAGATCTGCCGAGACGCTCGCCGAAATCCGCGCCGATGCGTCTGCACCAGTGCGAAACGCGACTGAACAGCTGAGCCCTTACGACCCGCTGGCACGGCTGCTTTGGCTCAAAGCGCAGGAGCCTGACAGCTGGGCGCGTCTCAGCAAGATCATCGAGCCTAAGGATTTTGTAAATCTGATGCTGACCGGCATCGCTGCGTCGGACACGATTTCGCAAACACCGATGACCCGGGCGCTGGGGGAATCCGGGAACAACGTGCTTGATGTTCTGAACATCAATCCGGAAATCCTGCCCGGCAGCCACTCGCCTTTTGCGACGCTCGGCGCTGTGCGGCAGGGACTGCCTTACCCGCTATCCGCCCTGGTCGATGTCCCGGTCCATTGCGGGTCAATCGATACATGGAGCTGTGTATTGGGATCGGGCGCACTGGTCGCGGGTGTTGCCTACAGCATTTCGGGAACCAGCGATGTGTTTGGGGTGATGGCGGACACCCGCCATACAGCGGAAGGATTGTTGAGCGTCGAGTGGGGACCGGCGCTTTGGCAACTGGGTGGACCAAGCCAGGGTGCAGCAACCCGTCTGCAATGGGCGATGGAACGGTTTCTTCCCGGCGCTGATCTGGAAACCTCACTGGATGAGGCTCTCGCCTCCGATGAACCAGCCCCCTTGTTCCTGCCTTATCTTGACGGAGAGCGCACGCCCTGGTGGGATCCGGACCTTAGAGGCGCATTTCTGGGGTTGAGCACGGCGCATGGCTCGGCCGATATGGTGCGCGGCGTGGCGGAAGGCATGAACTACCTGTCGCGGGAAATACTGTCGCGCGCCGAACAGGCGACAGGAACTGGCGTCAGTCATATCTGCTTTTCGGGTGGATTGGCCGGAAACCCGGCATTGTGCCAACTCAAGGCGGATGTGCTGGACCGTCCGGTTCATGTGCCGAAGAACCGCGAAACCGGCCTGATGGGCGCTGCCTTGATACCGCACCGACTGCTGACGGAAACCGGAGCCGTCGATGTCGACAGCGATGTCTACGAACCGAACCCTGGCAGGCGCAGCTATCACGACACCCGTTTTTCCATCTTCCAGAGTTCATCCGCCACCATCAAACAGATTTCACACCAGCTTTCAAAGTCGGCAAAAATCTGA
- a CDS encoding dihydrodipicolinate synthase family protein, with protein MAHIQPRGSFVALVTPMNNDGSIDFEGFRTLLNWHQENGTEAVLIMGSTGEVSMLSPEERKSIITETAKMKPGNMLMYYGITGNNTQTTIDYARYAKAEGADGAILAAPAYICADNDAITDYAMEVLDSTDIAMGFYNNPPRVKTDLHWNDLLKLAKHPNMVVLKESTTRVGQVAQVCAAKPDMAIMCCCSPNLGLVVPTMALGGHGTANMTGNLIPQEMAVISKPWETGEDAFNHRAAWLDNLPVLHFAYSAINPVAVKTLMRAVGLPAGPLRKPLKPLSPAALQDALAMITALGLDRKYGFNVGKESLAAAE; from the coding sequence ATGGCACACATTCAACCCCGAGGCTCGTTCGTTGCGCTCGTCACCCCGATGAACAATGACGGCTCGATCGACTTTGAAGGGTTCCGCACGCTTCTCAACTGGCACCAGGAGAATGGCACCGAAGCTGTGCTGATCATGGGATCGACCGGCGAGGTCTCGATGCTGTCGCCGGAAGAACGCAAGTCGATCATTACCGAGACTGCGAAGATGAAACCGGGCAACATGCTGATGTATTACGGCATTACCGGTAACAACACCCAGACGACGATTGACTATGCCCGCTATGCCAAGGCCGAAGGTGCCGACGGAGCGATCCTTGCAGCACCCGCCTATATCTGCGCAGACAACGACGCCATCACCGACTATGCCATGGAAGTGCTCGACAGCACCGACATAGCCATGGGGTTTTACAACAATCCGCCGCGGGTGAAGACCGATCTGCACTGGAATGATCTGCTGAAACTGGCCAAGCATCCGAACATGGTTGTGCTGAAGGAATCGACCACGCGCGTCGGTCAGGTGGCACAGGTCTGTGCGGCCAAGCCGGATATGGCAATCATGTGCTGCTGCTCGCCCAATCTCGGTCTGGTCGTTCCGACCATGGCGCTTGGAGGCCACGGCACCGCAAATATGACGGGCAACCTCATTCCGCAGGAGATGGCGGTGATCTCCAAGCCCTGGGAGACTGGCGAAGACGCATTCAACCATCGCGCGGCCTGGCTGGATAACCTGCCGGTCCTGCATTTTGCCTATTCCGCCATCAATCCGGTCGCGGTCAAGACCCTGATGCGGGCGGTCGGCTTGCCCGCCGGCCCGCTACGCAAGCCGCTGAAACCGCTTTCGCCCGCTGCGTTGCAAGACGCACTCGCAATGATCACAGCATTGGGGCTGGACAGAAAATACGGATTCAACGTGGGCAAAGAATCCCTCGCCGCGGCCGAATAG